The proteins below come from a single Corynebacterium cystitidis genomic window:
- a CDS encoding acyl-CoA carboxylase subunit beta gives MTINDTTTAKTTEQKLADLRARLDKAQDPGSERARKKRDEEGRSTPRQRINALLDEGSFVEIGALGRTPGDKDAVYSDGVVTGYGRIDGRPVAIYAHDKTVYGGSVGVTFGRKVVEVMEFAIKISCPIIGIQDSGGARIQDAVTSLAMYSEIARRQLPQSGRAPQISIMLGKSAGGAVYAPVTTDFVVAVEDQAEMYVTGPAVIKEVTGEEITSAELGGARQQELNGNIQAVLPTEEDTFDYVRDLLSYLPTSTFDETPVVWAPDDEDLDDSELDTFMPDDTNAGYDMQELLPKLTDDGDLLEIQENYAPNLICAFGRIDGHTVGFLANNPMHFAGCIDADAADKGARFIRTCDAYNIPLVFVVDTPGYLPGVEQEKVGLIHRGAKLAFALVEATVPKVTLIVRKAYGGAYAVMGSKNLSGDINLAWPTAQIAVMGSAAAVVMIQGKQLAAIEDEAQRAYMKKVFMDFYDENMTSPYVAAERGYIDHMIQPSETRVALRRALRQLHTKDEIDLPKKHTISPL, from the coding sequence GTGACCATAAACGACACCACCACGGCAAAAACCACCGAGCAGAAACTCGCCGACCTGCGCGCCCGGTTGGACAAGGCACAGGACCCCGGCTCCGAACGCGCCCGGAAAAAGCGTGACGAGGAAGGCCGCTCCACCCCGCGCCAGCGTATTAACGCCCTGCTCGACGAAGGCTCATTTGTGGAAATCGGCGCGCTCGGACGCACCCCGGGGGACAAAGATGCAGTCTATTCCGACGGTGTAGTCACAGGTTATGGGCGTATCGACGGCCGCCCCGTGGCCATCTACGCCCATGACAAGACCGTGTACGGCGGTTCGGTGGGCGTGACATTTGGCCGCAAGGTGGTTGAGGTAATGGAGTTTGCCATCAAGATCAGCTGCCCCATCATCGGCATCCAAGACTCCGGTGGTGCCCGTATTCAAGACGCGGTGACTTCGCTGGCGATGTACTCCGAGATCGCGCGGCGTCAGCTGCCGCAGTCCGGGCGTGCCCCACAGATTTCCATCATGCTCGGCAAATCAGCAGGCGGTGCTGTGTACGCGCCCGTGACCACCGACTTTGTGGTGGCCGTGGAAGATCAGGCGGAAATGTATGTGACCGGCCCCGCCGTGATCAAGGAGGTCACCGGCGAGGAAATCACGTCTGCCGAACTGGGTGGCGCGCGGCAGCAGGAGCTCAACGGCAACATCCAGGCCGTATTGCCCACCGAGGAGGATACCTTCGATTACGTCCGCGACCTGCTCAGCTATCTTCCTACCTCTACCTTCGACGAGACACCCGTGGTGTGGGCGCCAGACGACGAGGACCTGGATGATTCAGAGCTGGATACCTTCATGCCCGATGACACCAACGCGGGCTACGACATGCAGGAGCTCCTACCGAAGCTGACCGACGATGGTGACCTGCTAGAGATCCAAGAGAACTACGCACCCAACTTGATCTGCGCGTTTGGCCGCATTGATGGCCACACTGTGGGATTTCTTGCGAACAACCCGATGCACTTCGCCGGCTGCATTGACGCCGACGCCGCCGATAAAGGCGCCCGCTTCATTCGCACCTGCGATGCGTACAACATTCCGCTGGTATTTGTCGTCGATACGCCCGGCTACCTGCCTGGTGTGGAACAAGAAAAGGTGGGCCTGATCCACCGCGGCGCGAAGCTTGCGTTCGCCCTGGTGGAGGCGACCGTGCCGAAAGTCACGCTGATCGTGCGCAAGGCTTACGGTGGAGCGTACGCGGTGATGGGCTCGAAGAACCTCTCGGGCGATATCAACCTGGCGTGGCCTACCGCGCAAATCGCCGTGATGGGTTCGGCCGCTGCCGTGGTGATGATCCAAGGCAAGCAGCTCGCGGCCATCGAGGATGAGGCCCAGCGCGCCTACATGAAGAAAGTGTTCATGGATTTCTACGACGAGAACATGACCTCGCCGTATGTTGCCGCCGAGCGTGGCTACATTGACCACATGATTCAGCCTTCGGAAACGCGTGTTGCTTTACGACGAGCACTACGCCAGCTACACACCAAAGATGAAATTGATCTACCGAAGAAGCACACGATTTCCCCGCTTTAA
- the pks13 gene encoding polyketide synthase Pks13 (Pks13 is a key enzyme in mycolic acid biosynthesis.) has protein sequence MTEQELADWMLNWVSQATSVPVAELDVNKPLESFGLASRDAVVLSGELENLLGRQLDPTIAYEHPTIAALADYLINGRDHDQPRAIVREYARTTAESPQARDIAIIGRAGRFPQADTVDEFWSMLVEGRTATGPLPTGRWAEYSADPVMGKKIAEQNTTGGYFDDIASFDNEFFGLSPVEAENMDPQQRIALELTWQALEDAHLPANQLRGESVGVFLGSSNFDYGMLVTSDPAEAHPYALTGTSSAIIPNRVSYAFDFRGPSVSVDTACSSSLVAVHHAVRALRDGEADVAVAGGVNIMSNPFVSTAFGELGVISPTGAIHAFSDDADGFVRADAAGVLILKRVEDALADGDTILGVIKGTATNSDGHSNGLTAPNPEAQVDVLRRAYADADVDPTTVDYVEAHGTGTILGDPIETTALGEVLGTGREMKHPTLLGSAKSNIGHSESAAGAVALIKVIEALNHDIIPPSANFTAPNRYIDFDAQRLEVVEDAREWPKYSGRRIAGVSGFGFGGTNAHIVVTDFDPSDYSDVAGGERVLPFSDGACDVAPLPVSGLLPSRRKAAAAALADFLEGRADEDLVPVARSLAGRNHGRSRAVVQAKSVSEAVKRLRQVADGKVSVGIAVADSPSTAGPVFVYSGFGSQHRKMVKKLVEVSPFFRQRMEELDKHVDCEAGWSMLDIVRDDEQTYDTNTAQVTITAIQIAVTDLLAELGIKPAAVAGMSMGEIAAAYTAGGISDADAMRIACHRARLMGEGEEMTADTPQEGAMAVVELTREALAEFVEKHEDAVGIEPAVYAGPGMTTVGGPVAAVDYLVAALEQEGKFARKMRVRGAGHTSALDPIMGELGFEIAGVKATPLQIPLFSSVERGHVFQPGEVVHDDQYFLTMTRQPVYFQDAIEKAFEAGHTTLVEVCPNPVAIMGMMNTAFAAGKPDAQLLYTMKRKEDEVESLIDLAAKLYVHGQDVDWNKIYGAGDVIPAPFTQFKKVKHWTKARPSSGGPSAGLPGVRVALPDGKTAFGAQADQVFSPHQLIEAAAEVVAPGSHVVATEERGTLPATGDVTTLVESTLGGVSIKVFAADSVVAEGFATTLALDSPQTVPGVAEITPTSEFAAVGGDENIEQIRWDPNSGETVEERLRAIVSESMGYDVDDLPLELPLIDLGLDSLMGMRIKNRVENDFQIPPLNVQALRDASVADVIHMVSSQVETSQVETSQVRSPGESETSQVETSQVRSPGEGVSAGVGVAPRDASERMVFGAWAKYTGAAAAGVTSELPEIDDEQAANIAAHLTERSGTEITADDVRGAETLEPLANMVREGLETEVEGNIRVFRDPDVADTAVFMFHPAGATTVVYEPLSRRLTESAALFGVERLEGALDERAAAYVDDIVKYAGGRKIVLGGWSFGGALAFEVASQLRQREDCPKIEFIALLDTTQPREPIPDTMEETKARWQRYADFAKDTYGLEFEVPFDLLETAGEEALMGMLEHLLATTDASEHGLAAGVLEHQRASFVDNQILGKIDFQRWADVDVPVLLFRSERMHDGAITLEPRYADIAEDGNWGKIVDDLTIVQCPGDHLAMPDEPVIGIVGKHINEWIERLK, from the coding sequence ATGACTGAACAGGAACTTGCCGATTGGATGCTCAACTGGGTATCGCAGGCGACGAGCGTGCCCGTGGCAGAACTCGACGTGAATAAACCACTCGAGTCCTTCGGTCTCGCCTCGCGTGACGCGGTAGTCCTGTCTGGAGAATTGGAAAACCTGCTCGGGCGCCAACTCGATCCCACGATCGCCTACGAGCACCCCACCATCGCAGCGTTGGCCGACTACCTGATCAATGGGCGTGACCACGATCAACCGCGCGCTATCGTGCGCGAGTACGCACGCACCACCGCCGAGTCCCCGCAGGCCCGCGACATTGCCATCATCGGCCGCGCTGGGCGCTTTCCGCAGGCAGACACCGTTGATGAGTTCTGGTCCATGCTGGTGGAAGGCCGCACGGCAACCGGGCCTTTGCCTACCGGTCGCTGGGCTGAATACAGTGCTGACCCGGTGATGGGCAAGAAAATTGCAGAACAAAACACCACCGGTGGGTACTTCGATGACATCGCCAGCTTCGATAACGAATTCTTTGGGCTCAGCCCCGTCGAAGCCGAAAACATGGACCCACAGCAGCGCATCGCACTCGAATTGACGTGGCAGGCGTTAGAAGACGCGCATCTTCCCGCCAACCAGTTGCGCGGCGAATCCGTCGGCGTGTTTTTGGGTTCGTCGAACTTTGACTACGGCATGCTGGTGACCTCCGACCCCGCTGAGGCGCACCCCTACGCGCTGACCGGCACTTCCAGCGCTATCATCCCGAACCGCGTGTCTTATGCCTTCGACTTCCGCGGCCCCTCCGTCAGCGTGGACACCGCATGCTCCTCGTCGCTGGTGGCGGTGCATCACGCCGTCCGTGCGCTGCGTGATGGTGAAGCCGACGTTGCCGTAGCTGGCGGCGTCAACATCATGTCCAACCCGTTCGTCTCCACGGCATTCGGCGAGCTCGGCGTGATCAGCCCCACCGGCGCTATCCACGCGTTTTCCGACGACGCCGACGGATTTGTCCGCGCGGACGCAGCAGGCGTTCTCATCCTGAAACGCGTTGAGGACGCGCTTGCCGACGGCGACACCATCCTCGGCGTGATCAAGGGTACAGCCACCAACTCTGACGGCCACTCGAACGGGCTGACCGCACCCAACCCGGAAGCACAAGTAGATGTGCTGCGACGGGCTTACGCCGATGCAGACGTGGACCCGACAACGGTGGATTATGTCGAAGCGCACGGCACCGGCACCATCCTGGGCGACCCCATTGAGACCACCGCGTTAGGCGAAGTATTGGGTACCGGCCGAGAGATGAAACACCCCACGCTGCTGGGCTCCGCGAAGTCTAATATCGGCCACTCCGAGTCCGCAGCGGGTGCTGTGGCACTGATCAAAGTGATCGAGGCGCTGAACCACGACATTATTCCGCCAAGCGCGAACTTCACCGCCCCCAACCGCTATATCGACTTCGACGCGCAGCGCCTCGAGGTAGTAGAAGACGCCCGCGAATGGCCCAAGTACTCTGGCCGCCGCATCGCTGGTGTGTCCGGCTTCGGCTTCGGAGGTACCAACGCCCACATCGTGGTCACAGACTTTGATCCTTCCGATTACAGCGACGTCGCGGGCGGTGAGCGAGTCCTTCCATTCAGCGACGGAGCCTGCGACGTCGCTCCTCTCCCAGTATCTGGGCTGCTGCCGTCTCGTCGTAAAGCGGCCGCGGCAGCACTGGCAGACTTCCTTGAAGGCCGCGCGGACGAGGACTTAGTCCCCGTCGCCCGTTCCCTGGCAGGGCGCAACCATGGCCGCTCACGCGCAGTGGTGCAGGCGAAATCCGTCAGCGAGGCTGTTAAGCGCTTGCGTCAGGTCGCCGACGGTAAAGTGTCCGTTGGAATCGCCGTCGCCGACAGCCCCTCGACTGCGGGGCCCGTGTTTGTGTACTCGGGTTTCGGCTCGCAGCACCGCAAGATGGTGAAAAAGCTCGTTGAGGTCTCACCGTTTTTCCGGCAGCGCATGGAGGAACTGGACAAGCACGTCGATTGTGAAGCCGGCTGGTCCATGCTGGACATCGTGCGTGACGACGAGCAAACCTACGACACCAACACCGCACAAGTAACCATCACCGCCATCCAAATCGCCGTCACCGACTTGCTAGCAGAACTAGGCATTAAACCTGCTGCCGTAGCAGGCATGAGCATGGGCGAGATCGCCGCAGCCTACACAGCCGGCGGTATCAGCGACGCCGATGCCATGCGGATTGCGTGCCACCGCGCCCGCCTCATGGGAGAAGGCGAAGAAATGACGGCCGACACCCCACAAGAAGGTGCGATGGCCGTTGTGGAACTCACACGTGAGGCGCTGGCAGAATTCGTCGAAAAGCATGAAGACGCCGTCGGCATCGAACCAGCCGTCTATGCAGGCCCCGGCATGACCACCGTTGGCGGGCCCGTGGCCGCCGTGGACTACCTCGTGGCAGCACTCGAGCAAGAAGGTAAGTTCGCGCGCAAGATGCGGGTGCGTGGTGCCGGACACACCTCGGCACTGGACCCGATCATGGGAGAACTCGGCTTCGAGATCGCAGGGGTCAAAGCAACACCGCTGCAGATACCGCTGTTTAGCTCCGTGGAACGCGGCCATGTGTTTCAGCCGGGCGAGGTGGTGCATGATGATCAGTACTTCCTTACCATGACCCGCCAGCCGGTCTACTTCCAAGACGCCATCGAGAAAGCATTCGAGGCTGGCCACACCACCCTGGTGGAGGTCTGCCCAAACCCCGTGGCCATCATGGGCATGATGAATACAGCCTTCGCCGCAGGCAAGCCCGACGCGCAGCTGCTGTACACCATGAAACGCAAGGAAGACGAGGTGGAATCACTTATCGATCTTGCCGCCAAGCTTTATGTGCACGGCCAGGACGTGGACTGGAACAAAATCTACGGCGCAGGCGATGTGATCCCCGCCCCGTTTACCCAGTTCAAGAAGGTTAAGCACTGGACCAAGGCGCGCCCCAGCTCTGGTGGCCCCAGCGCGGGACTGCCCGGTGTACGCGTAGCCCTGCCCGACGGCAAAACCGCCTTCGGGGCACAAGCAGACCAAGTATTTAGCCCACACCAACTCATCGAAGCAGCCGCCGAAGTTGTCGCGCCGGGCTCGCACGTCGTTGCCACCGAAGAGCGTGGCACGCTGCCCGCCACCGGTGATGTGACCACGTTGGTGGAATCCACCCTGGGTGGCGTGAGCATCAAAGTATTCGCCGCGGACTCGGTTGTTGCAGAGGGCTTTGCGACGACACTTGCGTTGGACTCTCCGCAGACCGTGCCAGGCGTTGCCGAAATCACCCCCACCAGTGAATTTGCCGCCGTGGGCGGCGACGAAAACATCGAACAAATCCGCTGGGACCCCAACTCCGGTGAAACAGTAGAAGAACGTCTGCGTGCCATCGTCAGTGAATCCATGGGCTACGACGTTGACGATCTCCCCCTCGAATTGCCCCTGATCGACTTAGGCCTCGACTCACTGATGGGCATGCGGATCAAAAACCGCGTAGAAAATGACTTCCAAATCCCACCACTCAACGTCCAAGCACTCCGCGACGCCTCCGTGGCCGACGTGATCCACATGGTGTCCTCACAAGTGGAGACCTCACAAGTGGAGACCTCACAAGTTCGGTCTCCGGGGGAAAGTGAGACCTCACAAGTGGAGACCTCACAAGTTCGGTCTCCGGGGGAAGGCGTGAGCGCTGGCGTGGGAGTGGCGCCACGTGACGCGTCGGAACGCATGGTCTTCGGCGCCTGGGCCAAATACACCGGTGCAGCCGCAGCCGGCGTAACCAGCGAACTGCCAGAGATCGACGACGAACAAGCCGCCAACATCGCAGCCCACCTCACCGAACGCTCCGGCACCGAAATCACCGCCGATGACGTGCGGGGCGCTGAGACTTTGGAACCGCTGGCGAACATGGTGCGTGAAGGCCTCGAGACCGAGGTTGAGGGCAATATCCGCGTCTTCCGCGACCCCGACGTTGCTGACACCGCCGTATTCATGTTCCACCCAGCAGGCGCAACAACCGTGGTGTATGAGCCGCTGTCGCGCCGCCTCACCGAAAGCGCAGCGCTATTCGGTGTGGAACGCCTCGAAGGGGCGCTGGACGAGCGTGCGGCGGCCTACGTTGATGACATTGTGAAATACGCTGGTGGCCGCAAGATTGTCCTCGGTGGTTGGTCCTTTGGTGGTGCGCTCGCTTTCGAGGTGGCCAGTCAGCTACGGCAACGTGAAGACTGCCCCAAAATCGAATTCATCGCGCTGTTGGATACCACGCAGCCACGCGAACCCATCCCAGACACCATGGAAGAAACCAAGGCCCGCTGGCAGCGCTACGCGGACTTCGCGAAGGACACCTACGGCCTCGAATTCGAAGTGCCGTTTGACCTGCTTGAAACCGCCGGCGAGGAAGCCCTGATGGGGATGCTGGAGCACCTCCTGGCCACCACCGACGCCTCCGAACACGGCCTCGCCGCCGGCGTGTTGGAGCACCAACGCGCAAGCTTTGTGGATAACCAGATCCTGGGCAAGATCGATTTCCAGCGTTGGGCTGACGTCGATGTGCCTGTGCTGCTATTCCGCTCGGAGCGCATGCACGACGGTGCGATCACTTTGGAGCCGCGCTACGCCGATATAGCCGAGGACGGCAACTGGGGAAAGATCGTGGATGATCTCACCATCGTCCAGTGCCCCGGCGACCACCTGGCGATGCCGGATGAGCCGGTAATTGGGATCGTCGGCAAGCACATAAATGAGTGGATTGAAAGGTTGAAGTAG
- a CDS encoding protein-L-isoaspartate O-methyltransferase family protein, with the protein MERISEAMKAVERSGFLPPNARQHAHRDQPLSIGYQQTNSQPTTVRIMLELLDPQPGEKILDVGSGSGWTTALLAHLVGPDGQVEGVEIVEELVAFGQANVQAPNARIRQAGNVLGVPEEAPFDKILVSAEAKRIPQELVDQLAPGGVMVLPVGNTMMRVVKHSDGEISTSQHGGFIFVPLIHD; encoded by the coding sequence ATGGAACGTATTTCGGAGGCGATGAAGGCCGTTGAGCGCAGTGGTTTTCTCCCGCCCAACGCACGCCAACACGCCCACCGCGATCAACCCTTGTCTATTGGCTACCAACAAACCAATTCTCAACCAACCACGGTACGCATCATGCTCGAGTTGCTGGACCCGCAGCCAGGCGAAAAAATTCTTGATGTCGGTTCAGGTTCTGGCTGGACTACCGCGTTGTTGGCACACCTGGTGGGGCCAGATGGCCAGGTGGAAGGTGTAGAGATCGTTGAAGAATTAGTAGCTTTTGGCCAAGCCAATGTGCAGGCGCCGAATGCGCGGATTCGGCAAGCTGGCAACGTGCTCGGGGTTCCCGAAGAAGCCCCCTTCGATAAGATCCTTGTTTCTGCTGAGGCGAAACGGATCCCACAGGAATTGGTTGACCAACTCGCCCCCGGCGGGGTGATGGTCCTGCCGGTGGGTAACACGATGATGCGCGTGGTCAAACACAGCGACGGGGAGATCTCAACCAGTCAGCATGGCGGTTTTATCTTCGTGCCACTAATCCATGACTAA
- a CDS encoding DUF3054 domain-containing protein has protein sequence MKKTTAIALDLVAIAVFALLARIAHQSEEMPFTFMGFLSTLWPFVVGVVMGWIIVREGRGTRGVWVWLITVVVGLAIWGVRNQAIPHWSFVIVATIMSALLMLGWRGIAGAVGRKRG, from the coding sequence GTGAAGAAAACCACTGCTATTGCCCTCGATCTTGTCGCCATTGCTGTGTTTGCCTTGTTGGCCCGCATTGCACACCAATCCGAAGAGATGCCCTTTACTTTCATGGGCTTTCTGTCCACCCTCTGGCCGTTTGTTGTCGGCGTTGTGATGGGATGGATCATCGTGCGCGAAGGCCGCGGCACCCGAGGGGTGTGGGTGTGGCTGATTACCGTGGTGGTGGGGCTAGCGATTTGGGGTGTGCGCAACCAGGCGATCCCCCACTGGTCGTTCGTGATCGTGGCTACCATCATGTCGGCGCTGCTCATGCTCGGCTGGCGCGGTATTGCTGGGGCAGTCGGCCGCAAGCGCGGATAA